TTggcacgattttaaaataatgccacttaaagaatagaatagaatagaacagaatagaatagaacagaataTAATATCTTTTATTTCCAATCTTGGGCCCTCTCGGACATGACAATTTTGATATATAGGTaaagtttcaaagtcattttCAAATGTTCCTTGATGAACTCTTCATTAGATGGTTTTAACTACTCAGTATTGTCAAAAACATGCACCCATAGTACGCGATCACTTTTTCCCCATATTATATAGCGGAAACTTTAAAATctccatgtaaaaaaaaaaactgtcggtgatcttaaaatcatttttatacaaaGGTTTCTTGGGTTTCTCTTTATAAAAAAGATTATTATTATAATCTTAGTTCATCAAACAATGGCTGCTAgagcaaaaattaaaattgttcctGAACGACACCAAACTGTTGGTCTGATTTTGAACTAATTTGACAGAATCATCAACCATATTCGTATTAGTCCTGTTAGATATATTAAGATTTCCTTACATAGATCTGTAGAAAACCTTGAAACTTTTCTCAAGCCAGTTTTGCCAGAAATGTTTCTTAGGATACATGTTTGAGCTGTGAAAATTCTTCTGTGTGAGGGTAACTGATTTGAGAACACTTTACAGAATGCCAGTAGAACACTTTATCATCTCGACTCGATTTTGTTCGTTTAGGTCAATTTAAATAGTTAGGTGTTCTTTGTTGTAGAAATATCAAATTAATCATTATGGTTACACTCGCTACATTTgtcatttattatattttcccAGTGGGGCTTGTTTGACATTTCTAATGACATGAACTCAAAACGCAGGCAGGCGTGTGTACAAAACTTTGCTTAGGAATGCCGAGACCTGGTCCTTATGCGCATGGGGTCTGTATTTACgaaatgaaaatgtataactTTGAAAAAAGCAAGTGATGTTTAGAGTAACTGGGTGTCTGCTCACAGGTGGGCTTTACACACGTTTGACTCCGTTCAATATTTAGTGATTACCGTTAGTATTGAGGACTTTTGTCTTAATCTTTTGCGCCAACTCGTTTAGACAGAAAACGATCAAGAAAAAAGTGGTATATATTAGATGTTCGAGACAAAAACATAGCATGCAGCGATTGGCGTTTTGAACTTGGTTTGATTGACATAATTCCTGTATGAGCAAAAAGAGGCAAGGATATGCAATAAACCATACTTGAAATTTTTAAGTCACGGAAACACCATAGAAGACGTGACTTGAATCACTTTCCACACGCCGATGTGGATTCGAAACCTGGCTATTGGTGTACAATTCTTCACGTGGCGTATGGAAGGTCGTTAGATGTAGCCAGATGCCCGCTTGtggacaaaaacaacaacaacaacaacaacaaaactacaacaaacaaacaacaacaacaacaaacaaaaaacaaaaacgccTAGTGGGACACCTTAGTCTTCAACTGTCATAAACAaaatcaaggataaatatcaCGTTCTTAAAATGCAGCCTCGCCAAACATTAATCCAACACGCGGAAGCGCACACATctaacacacacgcacgcacacacgcatgcacacacacaaggacaaaacaaaaatttaaataaacacagtgtatataatatatatattgtaaaatacattttcgtataatttattatttctttttcagtagacaaatgcactttaaaatgataccataattatatgagcttaccaagcatcaatatttgatatatttaatagCATTGTTATACAGAATTCGTTTATATGTGCACCGGATACCTTAACTGATAGATAGCTCTGCAGAgccctttttcattttattaaattcgtttaataaattcagtattaaAAGACACGTATATTTTATCCTGTATATATCATGATTTTTGGATATATGGCTTCTACTGGACATACAGATAATATCTTCTGTGTTTTACTCGATTTTTTTAAGACATGACAACGTTCATAGTGAAGCACGTGCTGGCCATTGTTGTCATCTTGGCCAGTTTACTTTATCTTGTACAAGCTGAGCGGGGACAGTTTTATGGCGGATCAATGAGCTACAAATTGGAGAAGCAAGTCAACGGTAGCAATCTGGTTAGACTTTAATTTATTTGACTTGAGATTATTGACATGTTGTACACTTCTTGTAATAAAGGATGGATATAACATTTTTAGGTCGTAAATAAAGAAACAACAATATCAATGAATTATTACCATATGAATACATCCtgtttttaaacagataaatattGTATATGGTAGTCTTACACTCTTACATTACAGATTTTCGAAAGAATATGATATAAAAAACTATGTcttgaaagaaaaataacaaaatatttacacgTAGCTATTTTCAAAGGTATTATTACTTTGCTAATGTTCAAGAGAACATGATATAGAAATTCTTagccgtgaaaaaaaaaaacgaaatgggAAAGAAATGCttttatatgattttgaattcCATTTAGAAATTCGTGGTTAAAGTATTTACTTTTCATTCACAATTataatactttttattatatttttaaattagttttgTTAACTTTTGTAGGTGACCATCGAGTTAATTACAGGGTGGGTACTAGGGAAAGGTCCCTGTGGTCCAGCTTGTAACAGCACAGACATAGGTAGATCTACACGCTCTACAAGACCATTAATGACGAGAACATATTCAGACTATCTAGGGACCTACACGTTGGATTATTCAAACAAGACTGCCGGTAAAACGGATACTGTAGACATGAATGCGTTAGTACTCTCAACATACAATGAAACTGTAATAGCCATTAGCGACTACGGGAAATGGGAACAGGAACTTCTTCATTTTAGCTTCTTAATGCCACCTGGAATAGAAAAATTAGATGTAAAGTAAGTAACAAACACATATGTTTGTCTAAATTGTTCACCTTAATTCTTGATGCAATAAATTGTTCACCTTAAATCTTGGCGCAAtaaattttccattttaaatCTTTATGCAATAGATTAAATCTGAATAAAATAAATTGCCCACCTTATCTTGATGCAATAAATTGTTCGCCTTAAATCTTGATGCAATAAATCGTTCACCTTAAATCTTGATGCAATAAATTAAATCTTGATTCAATAAATCGTTCACCTTAAATCTTGATGCAATAAATTGTCCATATTAAATATTGATGCAACAAATTAAATCAAGATGCAATATATTGTTCGACTTAAATCTTGATGCATTAGTACAAAGATGTACGCGAGGCGCACACAGACGAGGTATATACGTGTACATGTATTGTGcatttaataaatgatatatttaatacTTGAGCAATGTATTtatgtttaacatttttatgtgtaaATCTATTATtaaaaacttcacaggaatgttccccTTTCAGATTCCTTAAAATTTAGGTCGTCTATGCAGTCTCCCGTTTGCCATAGCCTAAGCCTTTAAATCTTCTCGTCAGAATTCACaggtccgattttaaaattatttcaagacGAGGAAGGTTTTGCCTATCTAACATTATAGAAAATCCCCCTTGAACCGcaaattctttttcaaaattattcggcagcaatgttccttgggtgatccGCTAGTTATTTTGTTTCGTTGAAGAACATGACCGCCTGGGGACGGGGCCAGTTTTCTGTGTACCGTGTCTTATCGGCAGGGAGGATGATAACATGCaactaagagacaatatcaataaaatgtcAGTTCTGAAACTGCTTGTCAGAAGTCAAGATAATTTCATACAGATGTTCATTCGGTGATCCTCTGCCAAATTCCTTCAAGCTTCCACTCGCATTACCTCGACCCCCGTCCTGTCCCCACCTAAGCCCAACATTCTTActtttagttttttcttttttgatattgtctcttagttTCATGCCATCATCCTCCCTGCTCATATTACACCCCTGACCTCTACACACTTCCACGTTACTCCACTCTCtcaatattttactatttcttgatatTATGTCTTAATGTTTATGTCACCAACATCCTCATCCAGACCCctcaacacacacaaaaaaacatgctGTCGTTACCTACTCttgtttattaaatgaaaactgctaaaatattCCCGTCAACAAACACTTGCCTTTTTCAAAACGAACCACAGTTATTTTCCTAAGTCAGAGGTGCGATCTAAGACCACTTTTTAATCTCCCATAAAGATTCCTTCATTATCATCGGATAAAAGGTGGTAACATGGTGGGCGCCTATATTTCTGCCGAGGGTGAGCGGATTTTCATGTCGTTCTAGGTTAAAAATAAGTGCTcggtaaaaataaattataaggTTTGTTTGTGATCCTCCActgaaatatgtggggtcagtatgataaataagGAGACTCGGCTAACGCCTCGCCCCCACATTAATCATACGGACCCCACATATTCCCgcggagggtcactaacaaacctaATAATTAATGTTGTTTTATGTGGAATATGCAgagtgtttcttttattttcgttGGGTTTACTGCCATACCTACACACTATgcttttgatggcggaggaagatccCGGTTGCCCCTCTGGGCATTGTTTCGGGCACGAAGAATTTTACGTCTCAAACGAGGTTCAAACCCACGCCGGTAAGGGGAAGTGATTCAAAGACAACgagcttaaccactcggccgaGGAGGCCTCAGTATGCAGACAAACTGAATAAACCAAAAAGTATTCTAGGTCGGGCCAGTTATTTTTCATTCTTTATGGAATGGCTGCATagacagaaaaaaatctaatACACGCATGTCCCCCCAATTTTTTAAAGGTTTCAGCTCTTCATAACAACCTTCGGTGGATTTAGTGTAAAATCTCAGTAATTTAGTCATTTGAGATCGATAGGGGGAGAAAACGGATTTTGgtacttaaatataaatattaaaagcgTCAGATGTTTTTATGATAAATGGTAAAAAATCTAAATATCTAGTTGATAATGGTATCATAAACGTTAGCTGCATGTTATAGCATGCCTTCAGGACACGAATTCATAATTATAAAGGATTAGAGTTTGTCTGCAATACCGTGTCACAGTCAGAGGAAAGGTAATATGGTTGCTACATGGGATAGCATTTGCAAAACGTATTTATCACGTCAAGCGCTTtaacctgaaaaaaatgtatacaaaagtTTTACTTCATACCTGCATGTTTAATTACAGTTTTGAAGGAATATCATGGCGGAAATTAACATTGCAACACGGATCTAGCAAATGGCATTTTCAAACCACTGTAACAACAGCTTTGCGTAGTGATACGGGGAAACCTAACCTAAATCCTCGGTCATTTGCAAAACCGTTCTATAGGTAAGGAATAAGTTTGCGTGATTACATGAGTTATCATCTCAACTAGCAATTTGTATATTATCAAGTTCAGTGTCTTCTGGTATGGTCATCGCATAACAAGTGTTATTGAATGACTCCTTATCGAAATCGACGGTCCgtattttttgcttttgacaggactaaagtttaaaactaaattttgctTGGTTAGACTCAGTACTTCAATAACAAAATCAGGAAGATTTATTTCTTATGTCATGTGATAAAACACTTCTGAAATGGCATGCCGgttagtagtcaaaactatttgccgTCTGTCGAACCTTGGGCAATAGTTGTGACTACTGACCGGAAAGCCATTAATTACCTATATACTAGATCAAATTGTAAATGACAGTATGTTAGCGAAAAGCGTTTCACTTTCTAGTTAGACAGTAcattggttttttttcttttattctggCACTATTTCCCGACATTATCAGCACTTATTTCAGATGTTTTTGTAAGAAGGCATTAACTTTGGAAAACACTGTTTCTGATTCATGACTTGTTTATCTGCTGATTTCATTTGTAACAGCTGATAgatgatttgaaaatttaaaaatatttaagaatatacCTCACTATCAGTTTATCAGTTTGCATTTAAAGATACAAAGGTAGATGTATCAACTCTGTAGAAGTCGAGAATAGACTTCATAAAATGGATGTGCACAGATAACAATTCTCCCAGAAACACATGACTTTGCAGAGACGTTGTACTGACGTTAGACCATAACTTTGGATGACAGAGTTTATGTTGTAAATAAAAGCTTTTAGATGTCATAATCAGACGTCGATACAACGTCCAACTAATATCCAATATAATAATTAACCCAACCACAATCCAATCATAACCAAACATGTTAACGACTGCATTCTACCCTTACTTTAGCTGTTTTAGGCATTGAATTTCTGTTGGTTACACGTTGGAATTTTGCTTGTGATCCAGCATgttatcaatataaatatatgtaatttctAATCTTTATTTCCTACAGTGGCATCtacatatttacgcgtgcacatataaaaatatacatacagaCATATATATTTACGCGCGCGCAtatatttttatacgtgcacgtatgTTTTGAAATGTGCGTGCACGCAAAGCAGACCCTGATGGTACACATTAACATATAGCATGTGCCAATAAGAAGTTAATTTTTTAATTGATACTACTTCATTTCAGGGTTGAATTAGGCACAGTCGCAGAAATACACATTCCAGCCGTTGATGATGATGGAGATTTTATTAAATGTGAAATAGCAGCATATGTTGAGGGAGGTTATATTGCAAGCCATCCACCGCCAAATGTACAGGTCTTCGAAGTAAGTTGTTTTAATTCCGAAACAGTGTGAAGTACCAACAATAAAActtattaatttcaaataattataaacaCTGCTGACAATTATCATTTAACTTTAGTTGTCTAAGTTGTTTAAGTTTCGACAACTTTGCAAAGCTTTTTAACATTACAATGTGCAATTTTATAGCATTCCGTTTCTTGGTTGCTTTTACGTTATGATTTTCACAAATTAGGATTTCAAAAGTGATTTCCTCTGTCAACCATTATGATAGTCATATCTTTATAGAACTGTACAGTATCAATCAATACATCAGAGTCTAGCAACTACACAGATGACTCATGGATCGCCATGCCAGTCAGTGTGAGGGATTACAATAGGAAGAAGATTATTTATGGCACGGACGATTACTGGCCATATAAATTTTCAATGAGTGCAAATGCTTTGCAGGTAATGCTCTATATATAAATCTAGATGTGTTCAAATTTGAGCGTTGAAAAAACGTGTAAAATCAAAACTCAcaaaacaatatttgaaatatagattTACATACATTTCCAACTTTTATATAACAGTCACATGTAAGAGTATTGTGATATTTATTTGTGGAACGTAGGAATAAGTTACATTTAATGCATAGTGCCACAAAATAACAAACTTGAAAGCAAGTTAACTGTTTTAAGCTTACaaatttccattttgttttgataCGTAGAGCAGGTTATCAAAATATCTTATAATGCTAGAAATATCATAATatactttattttcaatattacttattagtcccctaccggtggaacaccgAAAAGCTGTAGGAATGtcctccgtccgtctgtctgttcgcatATCTTGATCCTGCaattattcaaaaattatacaagctaggttcataaaacttggtttgtaaatattatgcatgtacatgacttacgcttgtaggtcataggtcaaggtcactattgaaggtcaagtaaactTTGTTTCCACCCCAGAAGTTTTACATGTATGGGTGGATTAtattagtgctacacacaaatgttccccatcaTGCGACAATGTGTTAACACATAGTCTACGCATTTTTATGTCGGTTTAAAGTCAATGTCACTACTTAATgtcaagaaaaaataagtttccacTCCATAACGTTTTTATTACGAATAATATCATTGCTTATATTATTGCCTTAGTAAATACGCATGTGGATTTCATTACATAGTAAATACACATGTAGATTTCATTGCCCAATAGATGTGGAGTTTATTACTGAAAAACGCATGTAGATTTTATTACTCAATAAATACGCATCTTTTTCATACCCAAATGAAGACTATATTCGAACACGACCTGGTTATTCCCTACTAAATAAAGAAGACCGAAACTAATTATTTATAATGTGcaacacatacattgtttgtacaTCTGATTcgcaattatt
This is a stretch of genomic DNA from Mercenaria mercenaria strain notata chromosome 4, MADL_Memer_1, whole genome shotgun sequence. It encodes these proteins:
- the LOC128556097 gene encoding uncharacterized protein LOC128556097 translates to MTTFIVKHVLAIVVILASLLYLVQAERGQFYGGSMSYKLEKQVNGSNLVTIELITGWVLGKGPCGPACNSTDIGRSTRSTRPLMTRTYSDYLGTYTLDYSNKTAGKTDTVDMNALVLSTYNETVIAISDYGKWEQELLHFSFLMPPGIEKLDVNFEGISWRKLTLQHGSSKWHFQTTVTTALRSDTGKPNLNPRSFAKPFYRVELGTVAEIHIPAVDDDGDFIKCEIAAYVEGGYIASHPPPNVQVFENCTVSINTSESSNYTDDSWIAMPVSVRDYNRKKIIYGTDDYWPYKFSMSANALQFVVQVLANLITPDFVEPTHEGNHIFIMYADTSLRIEIYAEAAENTTIDSFTAFGIQHETFKLSSIQQDPRRPQVKYAIMTWKPSAGEIGRHIACANARDNTGVDSSEERCFVLDVKGDVFNHTTQAFVGKPYFVDIPSPDQFVDCKVHSTCVVALYVKSTIEVLDVHVTESYIDKYELGPIQVVPHKGETMYKTDLSFEHSLYGKEHICFMARNKNGVESENVCIQSKIEPPGK